Proteins from a genomic interval of Clostridium sp. AN503:
- a CDS encoding patatin-like phospholipase family protein, with translation MKLQIDADRPYGIVLEGGGARGAYQIGAWKALREAGIQIKGIAGASVGALNGALMCMDDYEKAEDIWKNITYSRVMDVDDSLMEQIRGVNLKKLNLDLKIVAEQAVRIFRDGGFDVAPLKALIGEAVDEERIRRSDRELYVTTFSVDDMKAQIIDVKGLPDGEISNALLASAYFPAFKNEKLSGKRYIDGGGFNNVPVNVLMERDYKDIIVIRIYGLGFDTEKVVEIPEDVKVGHIAPRQDLGGILEFDKKRARKNMQLGYMDAKRYLYGLAGRSYYFDAPQSEAYYFDKMMSELALVSHYITPELNEEEAARLNGYRAFTEQIFPAMAREMKLKADWDYKELYLAVLEEWAKEMRMPRMKVYTPDEVVHKIHLRIRT, from the coding sequence GCATGGAAGGCGCTTAGGGAGGCCGGCATACAGATAAAAGGGATCGCAGGAGCTTCTGTAGGCGCTTTGAATGGGGCCCTGATGTGCATGGACGACTATGAGAAGGCGGAAGATATCTGGAAAAATATCACTTATTCCCGGGTGATGGATGTGGATGACAGCCTGATGGAACAGATCCGTGGAGTGAATTTAAAAAAGCTCAATCTGGATCTGAAGATCGTGGCGGAGCAGGCGGTCCGGATATTCCGGGACGGCGGTTTTGATGTGGCGCCTTTAAAGGCGCTGATCGGGGAGGCCGTGGACGAAGAGCGGATCAGGCGATCGGACCGGGAACTGTATGTGACTACATTTTCTGTGGATGATATGAAGGCTCAAATCATTGATGTGAAAGGGCTGCCGGATGGAGAGATATCCAATGCGCTCCTTGCAAGCGCTTATTTCCCTGCATTTAAAAATGAAAAGCTCAGCGGCAAACGTTATATAGACGGCGGGGGCTTCAACAATGTTCCGGTCAACGTGCTGATGGAGCGGGATTATAAGGACATTATCGTCATACGCATATATGGGCTTGGGTTTGATACGGAGAAGGTTGTGGAGATCCCGGAGGATGTGAAAGTAGGCCATATCGCTCCCCGTCAGGACTTGGGCGGTATCCTGGAATTCGACAAAAAACGTGCGAGAAAGAACATGCAGCTTGGATATATGGATGCAAAACGTTACCTTTACGGTCTGGCCGGACGCAGCTATTATTTTGACGCGCCTCAGTCGGAGGCATATTACTTTGACAAGATGATGTCGGAGCTGGCCCTGGTCAGCCATTATATCACACCGGAGTTAAATGAAGAAGAAGCGGCGCGGCTGAACGGATACCGGGCATTTACCGAGCAGATATTCCCTGCCATGGCCCGTGAGATGAAGCTTAAGGCTGACTGGGACTACAAAGAGCTGTACCTGGCGGTCCTGGAGGAATGGGCCAAGGAGATGCGGATGCCGCGGATGAAGGTCTATACACCGGATGAGGTGGTGCATAAAATACACTTGCGCATAAGAACTTGA
- the argF gene encoding ornithine carbamoyltransferase: protein MDLKGRHFLTLKDFTPEEILYLLDLAAELKRKKKAGILVDSHRGKNVALIFEKTSTRTRCSFEVAAHDLGMGTTYLDPKSSQIGKKESIADTARVLGRIYDGIEYRGYGQEIVEELAKHAGVPVWNGLTNEYHPTQMLADMLTIREQLGRLTGVKLVYMGDARYNMGNSLMITCAKLGLHFVACAPKKYFPDAALVRQCEEYAAVSGGTITLTEDVAEGTKGADVIYTDVWVSMGEPDEVWEERIRELNPYKVTMDVMDNAGDQAIFLHCLPAFHDLKTEIGSEMAKRFGISDMEVTDEVFESPKSRVFDEAENRMHTIKAVMAATLGE from the coding sequence ATGGATTTAAAAGGAAGACATTTTCTGACGCTCAAGGATTTTACCCCGGAAGAGATCTTATATCTTCTGGATCTGGCGGCAGAGTTAAAGAGAAAGAAAAAGGCGGGAATCCTGGTGGACAGCCATAGAGGAAAGAATGTGGCTCTGATCTTTGAAAAGACCAGCACCAGGACGCGCTGCTCCTTTGAAGTGGCAGCCCATGATCTGGGGATGGGGACCACCTATTTAGATCCCAAGAGCTCCCAGATCGGGAAAAAGGAGAGCATTGCCGACACGGCCCGTGTGCTGGGGCGTATTTATGACGGCATTGAGTACCGGGGATATGGACAGGAGATCGTGGAAGAACTGGCAAAGCATGCAGGTGTCCCGGTCTGGAACGGACTGACGAACGAATATCATCCGACCCAGATGCTGGCGGACATGCTCACCATCCGGGAGCAGCTGGGGCGTCTGACTGGCGTGAAGCTGGTATATATGGGCGATGCCCGCTACAACATGGGGAATTCCCTGATGATCACCTGCGCAAAGCTGGGCCTTCATTTTGTGGCCTGCGCTCCCAAAAAGTATTTTCCGGATGCGGCTCTTGTGAGACAGTGTGAAGAATATGCGGCAGTTTCCGGAGGCACGATCACACTGACCGAGGACGTGGCTGAGGGCACGAAGGGGGCGGATGTGATTTACACCGATGTCTGGGTATCCATGGGGGAGCCGGACGAGGTTTGGGAGGAACGGATCAGGGAGCTGAACCCATATAAGGTGACTATGGATGTAATGGACAACGCTGGGGATCAGGCTATATTCCTCCATTGCCTGCCTGCTTTCCATGACTTAAAGACCGAGATTGGCAGTGAGATGGCAAAACGGTTTGGCATAAGCGATATGGAAGTGACCGACGAGGTGTTTGAGTCGCCTAAGTCCCGGGTTTTTGACGAGGCGGAGAACCGGATGCATACCATCAAAGCCGTGATGGCGGCAACCTTAGGAGAATAA